The following are from one region of the Odontesthes bonariensis isolate fOdoBon6 chromosome 12, fOdoBon6.hap1, whole genome shotgun sequence genome:
- the mid1ip1a gene encoding mid1-interacting protein 1A: MMMQQLSETPNQKNSLFNAMNRFMSAVNNMDQTVMVPSLLRDVPLDEDREMSSLKSDMDEGDMYSYYQLLKSIRMDIEWGVRCAAADEMRKESMKITRSHSSASTSSSSSSCSASSSSEEEDEEDEDLEKQFQFHLTGLHGVLSKLTQQANCLTKRYKKELGIGGWGQ; encoded by the coding sequence GAAAAACTCCCTCTTCAACGCCATGAACCGGTTCATGTCCGCCGTGAACAACATGGATCAGACCGTCATGGTGCCCAGTCTGCTGCGGGACGTCCCGCTGGACGAGGACCGGGAGATGAGCTCCCTGAAGTCGGACATGGACGAGGGGGACATGTACAgctactaccagctgctcaaATCCATCCGCATGGACATCGAGTGGGGGGTCAGGTGCGCCGCCGCCGACGAAATGCGCAAGGAGAGCATGAAGATCACCCGCTCGCACTCGTCCGCATCCacgtcgtcctcctcctcctcctgctccgcGTCCTCTTCATCCGAGGAGGAAGACGAAGAGGACGAGGATTTGGAGAAGCAGTTCCAGTTCCACCTCACCGGACTGCACGGGGTGCTGTCCAAGCTGACACAGCAGGCCAACTGCCTCACCAAGCGCTACAAAAAGGAGCTTGGCATCGGAGGATGGGGCCAGTAA